A segment of the Acidobacteriota bacterium genome:
GCGGCGAAACCGGCGAAGTGGCCGAACTGGTCAAAAAAAGCATTCGCGACGAAGGCGGCGAAGTCTCACCCGAACGCCGTGAAAAATTGATCAAGGAACTGGGCGATGTTCTCTGGTACTGTGCCATGCTGGCGCACGAGCTTGGCATCCCGCTGTCAACCGTTGCCGAGGAAAATATGCAGAAGCTGGCTGACCGACAGGCTCGAAATAAAATCAAAGGCGACGGGGACGAGCGATGAGGAGTTGGGGCTGAGGGCTTGGGGCTGAAGAAATCGGGCTGAAGAAATCGGGCTGAGAACTTCGAAATGAGAGCTAAAATTACTTGTCACCCTGTCACCTTGTCACCTTGTCACCTTGTCACCTTGTCATTTTGTCACCCTGTCACCTTGTCACCCTGTCACCTTGTCACCTTGTCACCCTGTCACCCTGTCACCTTGTCACCCTGTCACCTTGTCACCCTGTCACCTTGTCACCTTGTCACCTTGTCACCCTGTCACCCTGTCACCTTGTCACCTTGTCACCTTGTCATCCTGTCACCTTGTCACCCTGTCACTCTGTCATTCTGTCACTTTTCCTTTTTCCCATTCTCTTTTTTCCTTTAAAGTGCCAGCCGCCAATCCAAATTTTCATCCCAGGCCAGTGGCGCATTTTTTGTCCAGAGAAGGGATTTTTTATGTTCCGACACCAATTTGTGATTCAACCAGCCTGGTGGTATGCGATTGCCCTCAGTGTGATATGCCTGGCCAGCAACGGAGCCATCAGCGCTCAGACCGATTTCACGCCCGGGCAAATCCAACCGAAAATCGTGTGCCGGGAAAATGCCGAGCACAGCTATGCGCTCTACCTGCCGAAAGCCTACACCAAAGAAAA
Coding sequences within it:
- a CDS encoding nucleoside triphosphate pyrophosphohydrolase family protein encodes the protein MDFNEYQKQALKTAIYPNLGANLQYPTLGLCGETGEVAELVKKSIRDEGGEVSPERREKLIKELGDVLWYCAMLAHELGIPLSTVAEENMQKLADRQARNKIKGDGDER